The genomic window GGGCAACATTTTGGACTTTGACTTACCTCTCTGGCAAGGATGCTTTTCCTGAGACATGTTCTCATTTTATAAGTTCCAAAACTTCCCAAAGTTTTCGATTTCACcaggatgaaaaaaaaattccatATAGTCAAAAAAGAGAAGGTTCAGTCAAATAGCATACTTCATCTGTTCTGATCATTGTGATGAAATGCCTTTATGAAGCGAAAGGGCCAGGGTTCACTCAAACCAGACTGACTGCATGTTTGAACGGGTTATCAAAACATGAAGAGGAAACAAGAACACAGAAAATTACTTGGGAGGAGTTACTGCGTCACGTGTGTCCAAGTGAACAACAAGTGATTTGGTGTGAATTTTGATAACAGTGCCATACGTGACTTGAAAATGACTGTACACAGTGTATTAAGGATGGATATAGTTTGCATAAAGGTAGCCTTAGTTTTGCTAATAAAATGGTCTTTCCGTCCAGGTAGCATTAACATTTCAGCTATCCACAACTCTGTTTACAGGTAGATTAAGCGAGCAACTCAGAAGGTATTGGTTGTCAAAGCTTCAGATTCATGATCTAAGGAATTCTTTGATGATTTatggaaaataaatcaatatagtattattaatgaaatcagtggatggatggattgtcAAGAGGCAAAACAAATGTTTAGGGGAGTGAATAGATGgttcattattatgaccgcagcGAAGCggtcgcatgcccaaattttcgcatgcccaaatttccgtcaacgattcccgggacactgaaagaccggggtacacgaaacttggtgggcatgtaaccctacatggatagcatggtagcccccccgctggactggaccccccgaaaggagggtagggcagacacagttttctgtgaatatctcgagaaccgtagggtttaggaggaccatttcttttttgtatgttgatctcaaggggccatgtcaacccattccataactacTCATtttatgtatagcgccacctagttaaacacaaaaaagtaaaaatgaggtgttgtaatcgcaagtatctgtgacctaacatagtcaaaactgcacgaaattggaagtgtaggatcattatgacaccctctgtatgcatcccattaccacttatttcatgtatagcgccacctagttaaaaatgaaaaagcaaaaaattaggtgttttcttcacaatatctctggctgacatggtcaaaactgcacgaaattaaaagtgtaggatcattatgacaccctccgaatgcatgcaaagttttgtgtactttcgttcatggggggccttacaataaaataatttatgtgtacatttagtgatgtacaccaataaggattcctgggacaatgaaagaccggggtacacaaaacacacatgtgcacaaacagatacacacgcacacacatacattcacagtaatcatacgtatgacacatactcacacagtagacatatatacgcatgcatgcacatgcacacacacaggcacataaacaggcaaacacacaagcacatgcacatgcacgcacacacacacacacacacacccacacacacataaacataaacatgtacacgcacacatgcacacaattcaagaatttctcagaattatgaacaggcaagatgggggtggggttgtataaaatgtatattacatgtgaaatctttgaactaatcatgttttggtacttgttatctagcagataccagtgagaattgagtgtgcataatgcaattcagtgagacagttagaatcatatatgcctttcagcgtgacttatttttgtggaaaacatgtgctggactgggcggcggtcatattttgtaccgatctgcggtacatctagttaatgaTATAGATTAGCCTTTAGTCATATTGTCATTTATTGATGTACAGCTTCTACTATCCGTAGCATATCAAAGTTCATACAGAGTAGGTGTATATTTAAAATGAATCATTAAACATATATCATTACATTGATACAGTATCCATATTTGATTAATAATTCAGGCAGATATACAAAAGATTAattaagaaaaacattttaggATACACCTGGTGAGCTGGTCTGTTATCCCTCACATATACTACACATATGTACTAAAtagatttacacatttacatgGTTTACATTTGCTTTTCAAACCATTTCCTCAGTTTCTAAGTCCTCATCTCATCTGTCCTGATGTCAGATTATGCATCCAACTGACGACCTTTCTGAATGAGTGTTCCAGGTCATGCACATCAGCTTCAGATGACACATCTGCTGATTTTAGAATGTAAATACTGCTTTTAATAAACTTCATAAACATTATACAATGTGAATATGATTAGAATTCAAAGACACAGACATTTTTTAAAGACAGTACAAACCAAACTATGAACATTTAGACATGCAGTCTTACCTGATTGTCTGATAGCATGTGCTGGCATCTCTCTGTGATTCCAATTTCCCATCTGCTCCACTCCCTCTCCAGCATCTCTCTCATTTGCTCCATCTGAACAGTGTTTACCTCACCAGTCTGCTTTTGGCCTTCATGTCCTGGTGGGTCACATGTGAGTATTAATGTCACAGTAAAACTCACTGAACATTTAATTGAAGATGCTGACAAAACCTTTGTTGATATAGAACAGAATCACACAATACACTACACATTTTATCATCATTGAGGCAGACTAAAACATCAAACCATTTCTCCTAACAATTACCAACCTGTTGTAAATTTCACTGAAGATTGTAAATGTCACTTAACCCAATGACATTTGAATGACAGAATACAAATTAACAGGACATTACACCAGCACAGTCTTTGCACTGTGTTGCCAGGGACTCGTTGCTAAGGTCCCACCACTTGGCAGATCACAAGTCTTCTTTAAATCTGTTGATAAATCTTACTCCCTGGCcctgtgatcgtgtgtgtgtgtgtgtgtgtgtgcgtgtaagtaAATATCTATTCAATGCAACTTATTATGGGTGTGGCTTATAGAAACTGGTCTGACTGCATTTTTTCAAGTTCAAGATACCTGACAGCACAACGTACTGTATCAACAATCAACAAGTATAATTCAAGAACACATAGAAATTAACTATTTACATGCAGTGTGTGATCTGTTTGTTCAAAAAAGTGTCACATCAAGCTTAATGCAACGttttcaaaatcattttgatggcacataacctaATAACATTATGTACGGCACTTCTGCCATTATCTGATCGGCCCTCTAGGCGATTACCGACCTACACTGTagaaactttgtagttttgggtaggaaaatgcccccctccccccctctgaAATAGAAACGCAAAagagctgctatgctacaggaATTAGGAGATCTTTTTTTACAGGCTGCGGTcggtgcattccctctatattgTATCGGAATTATGGtcatactttgttgcaaaagatgcatatttagtttgtttattattgcggtTCTGCAGGGGGACCCTGTGAGCAAATCTTACTAAGAGTGCCTATAAATCACAAGTTAACCTTTGAAATATACCACATTATACTAACATGGACCGAAGCCCAACTACTCACTCCTGAATGCTAGCataatgtactgtgtgtgtttttatacgCCAACACTAAACATGGCAGTAAGTTATAACTAAATCACTTCtttaatgtatgtgagtgataaaCTTTTgttccatcttttttttttcaatacagATTCATAGACATTAATTAAACATAAAGAAATAAGAAGTTCAATCAAAACCAATTTATTGTGAAATATACatactgataaaaaaaacaatgataaGATAATTATGAATGTTGCTTATTTGTTGAATTGCATTGGCATATTTAGTGTAGGTAGTACAGATAGAATGGGTACTGACATTTTTATAGTGCACACATCACAAGTCTCTTTCCATGTTTAAGTTGTTCAATAGCTGTGAAGCTGTCCATCAGTCTACAGTACTGTGTCTGCTGTGATGGGCCTGAATCAATCTAAGGCAGCAGGTCAGACAGATAAGATCCAGGGCCAGGGTGTGGCATTCACAAACTTTATGATGgtgttggtggaatgagaggGGGGCTCAGTTGTGCCTATAGAGGCCATAGAGAAGGATGGTgatagtgtagtggctaaggaacttGGCTAGCATGTACAGTAGTAGTCCTAGTAGTCACAAAATGGAATGGGTTTGatgccactgttgtgccctttagcaaggcacttaacccaagGTTGCTCCAGGGAGACTGGCTGCTGCAATTGTTATCTGTAAGCTGCCATGGATAAACTTGCCAGCAAAATGCACAAGTGAATAAGCAAATAAAGAGGAGAAGGCTCAATACACGATCCTGATCGGTGCTGTGCTGCTGAGTGGAAAGATGGAGTGGAGTTGTGGGCCTAGTTGCCTACCTCATCTTTGATAGATTGTTATAGCAATATCAACATTACATGGTTTATTGTTAGGAATAAATAACTACTGTTTTGGCTTTTCAATATCCCATGTTTAGCAGTAATGATAAGTGAGTTCAATATCTCTTACAAGAAATACCAAAATTGCTATTTtcttttggtttgtttgttttgtttgttttctctaagTCCTCAGTCGACCCGCGTCCTGATGATGTACGATGAATCCACCTGATCAGCTTTCTGAATTAGCGGTTAAGGTCATGCACATCCGCTTCAGATGACTTATCTGTCAGAtttaaaacatacagtacatgaatgAGTAATCAAAACAAGtcaaaatgtaaacattttacaTTAAACAATTCATTCAACTGGAATTGCAACAACAATGTTGCTTACTGAGCAATGTTGTTTCTAAAAGCAGTTGGTATGTAATTTTGATATGAACGTGTAGTCTTACCAGATTCCCTTCCATCTTACAACAGCGGCTGAAATCTCTCTCTGACGCCTATTTCTAGTCTCCCGCACTCTCTTTCAAAcatctctcttattctctccatCTGACCAGGGTGGATCTCAGTGGTCTGCTCTTGGTCTTGATATCCTGATTGGCCACATGGGTAAGTATCACTGTCACAGTAAAATTGCCTTTATTTCAGCACTTATTTTATGCCAGGACAGAATGTGACGGACATATTAGGGTACAACAGTACAGTGCAACAATAGCATTGCAGATACTACTTGTAATATACAGTAGATAAACTAAATATTAATACCGAGTACTTTTTAATACAGAGATTATGACAGCAACAGAATGCAAATGGTTAAGGATATAAAACGGAGGGAGAaagcaaattaaagttaataCCTGTGGTGGCATTAAAAGGGCCGTACTCCTCGATGGAGGATTTCCGGAAGCTCAGTGGACTGGTCTCCTTTCCAGAATTGTTGGAAGTATTCTCAGAGGATGGCTTACTGTCATGAACTAGTTACATGAAGAGAGCTACATAGTTATTTTATAGTGATACTATTGAAAATGCTTATAAGATTATTAGAAAAAGTTACACTGAACAAGGTACACAGTTGCACCTTTAAGAGAAACAAGAAAATTGGCTCTCACAACCAGAATTAAAGTTTAATTAGCGGTGTCATTTAAGGGGAAAGGCAACTCACAGTCTATATCAGCGATCATGCTTCCTCTCTGCTCTCGTCTGCTGTGTCTAGTTTGATTCCATATGTTCTTAATCTTCTCTTTCATTGCTTCATCCATCCACTCCAGATCCAGGTATTGTGCAGTCTGTTTTTGTATTGCCTCTGGTTCCTCAACAGCCTCTTGAGACACACTTTTCTCTGCTTTGCTCTCTGGGCTAAATAAGCTGTTACCTGCCACCATTTCCTCGATCTTCTTCAACAGCTCCAAGACTTGGTCTTCCTCGTCACTCCAACTTAAGACGTGATatctgttcccacatttctccACCAGCCACCGCAATGGTTCTCCTTCACTCTCAATGTGCTCCTCAATGGTTGTGTCTCCCAGCAGATCACCACACGTGAACAGCACTATAGTGTGTCTCCAGACCTGCTCACCAAACATCTTCATGTTGTCTTCAGTGATCATCCTCTGTCTCTCATGAAATGTTGTGTCTACTGGAACGGCGAGGAGAATGACATGGGGATTTTTGGAATCGAGCGTCAGCCCTCTTCGGATTTCATTCTTCACCCACTCAGGCATGTATTGTGCAGGAAAGTACTTGTACCAGCCGGGGGTGTCCACAATCGAGATTTGCCTTCCAGCCACAAGTCCAGACTTTCTCTCTGACCGTTCCGTTCTTCTCCTCTCTATAGCTTCTTTTAAGCCCAGAATGGTATTTCTGGCAAATGTTTTTCCAGAGAACAACCATCCAAACAGGAGAACCCGGAGTTCTGGCAATGAGTGTACCACACCTaatagaataaataaataaatactttatttatttattaaacaaATACTTAATTTATTGAATTGGCAGAGGATAAGATGAGAGCACAAGACAATTCCTTTATCTGTTTAGGTTAATACGTAGCTCTTAAAACCATGTTATACTCACCATGCTCATTAATGATTTCCCTTTCACTGTTAACCCTCTGCTGCCTGGACATCCCTCTCTCCAGATCagttttcctcttctcttcaacACCCTGTGATGCCCTCTCATTAAACTCAAAATGGCGATCTCCATTCTTTGCTACGATATCATCAATCTTTCCCAGTAGCTGTGTGGCGTTGTGAAGACCTTCCCTATTGTCAAAATTGTGACACATATTCCCACATTTCTCTAGTAGCCATTTTAGAGCCTCTCCCCCATCCTCAATGAACTGCTCTATTCCTTCATCACCTAGTGCACCCCCTGTGGTGAACACTACAATGGTGTTCTCCCAAACGTTCTCCCCAAAGAGACCCAGATGTTCCTCGGCGGCTCTCCGGTACTTCTCAGTGAACGGGCCGTCAGTGCTAATCACCAGCATGAAGGCATGAGGTCCTGGTgcacactcagtcacactcaGCGCGAGCTTCCGTTGGATAAACGCTGCCGTATCAATCAAAGGATAGTTCCCCCACCAGCCCGGGGTATCAACAAATATGAGCCTCCTGCCATCCACCTCGCCCTCTGTCTTCATACAGTTACGTGTTCTTCTCACACACTTATACCCTTTCTGACCAAACAATGTCATTATTACAGATGTTTTCTCTGACCCATTTGCACCCAAAACCACCACTCGGCTCTCTGAAAGAAAGATGAACAAGAGATTTCTTAATCATTTcacaattaaaaatatattgTAGAGGGTGCATATAATGACATATGAATGATATCTAGCCAGTTCCAAATCTAGACTCCAAATCCAACAGCTTTGTTAACGGCTTCCTACTTCAGAGGCCTATTTGAAGGTATTTAAAATGGCTCTGCAACGTCCTATGTTGTTACATAGTCATTACTATGAACATAAGCACAGCAATTTGTGACCATCATTTTTTTGGTGGAAAAAAATCCGTTTTGGAATAATGGCTTGTATGAGTTTGACAATCAACTTGTATGGACGTCACCGGAACTAAACAGTTACGTGCACTGGCTGAATTAGCACAACTTTATGCATTTCTTTCACATCTGCTGCAGTCATATTCACTGTGTTCACTCGGAAGGAATCCGTCCACATGGCCAGACTCTTGTAATGACATCTTAAACATGTTAAGAGGCTAAAAGCATGTTTAAAGCCTGCCCCGTTTCAGCTGTCTGAGTGCAACCTCtaggccaggggttcccaaacttttccacgacaaggccccccaaataccactaggttctggccaaggacccccttgatgtgttattaaacccatcgacaatactacggcaaatgtaaaaatacattaagctaatcctaataattattttagccacaagcactttgcgatagagcatacagtgtgtaaaaattgtgtttggggctttctgctatatgagagctatcgctctactattattcacagtcattatcatggaaaatataatgtccatATACAGTATGCGACACAATATTATAAtgacattgtataacaaccctcatagtaataggtatattttaaattttcaaatgtgtttatttgttgtttttatttttccttccaacttgctgaggcccccctggcacccccttgcggccccccactttgaaaaccactgggctAGGCCACACTGACCTTTGTTGTTTTTCTCGCTGACAGCATTCAGTGACCACAAACAACAGAGCTACGTGTTGAAATcgaccggagttctcctttaaacaTGTGGCTCTGTAAGATTTGCTGATGTCTGCGTCTCTTTCTCAGAAAATAACTGCATGAAACAGCTGACGTTGCATTGTGGTTTAATTGGCTAGCGTCTTAGGCCAGATTCAGGCAGTTTGATAGCTCTGACTCAATCTAACCGTCAAAAGggattataggctacatttaaatgtAGTATTTAATAGTTTTTACTTTCTTTTAAATTAGGGGCTTCACCCTTTTCATttaattctcaatattttttatgaacagaaaataagTTTTGATTGCAAATCTAAATGACTAACTTTGATTTAGGACTTTAGGTTAATAGTCTCTCTCTAAGACTGAACACAAGATAAATGGCCAgttgtcaaaataatttgatcaGTCTATATCTCCACAACATTTTTGCTTGTTACTATTAGCAGTGAGTTTACTTACCATTCATGCCAGTTTGTTCAAGAGACATTTTCTCCTTGTCTTAATTAACCACCAAAATATATCACATTAACCAGGACCAAAATCCAGCAACTCACTCCTGCACGCTCATGTCAACAAGTTAGCGTTCCCCAGTATGTATGACAAAATAAAGAAGTGATTTGTCCTCTTCACATAGGGGGGATGAGACTCTTGTTTGAGCACTT from Alosa sapidissima isolate fAloSap1 chromosome 9, fAloSap1.pri, whole genome shotgun sequence includes these protein-coding regions:
- the LOC121718289 gene encoding GTPase IMAP family member 8-like; its protein translation is MSLEQTGMNESRVVVLGANGSEKTSVIMTLFGQKGYKCVRRTRNCMKTEGEVDGRRLIFVDTPGWWGNYPLIDTAAFIQRKLALSVTECAPGPHAFMLVISTDGPFTEKYRRAAEEHLGLFGENVWENTIVVFTTGGALGDEGIEQFIEDGGEALKWLLEKCGNMCHNFDNREGLHNATQLLGKIDDIVAKNGDRHFEFNERASQGVEEKRKTDLERGMSRQQRVNSEREIINEHGVVHSLPELRVLLFGWLFSGKTFARNTILGLKEAIERRRTERSERKSGLVAGRQISIVDTPGWYKYFPAQYMPEWVKNEIRRGLTLDSKNPHVILLAVPVDTTFHERQRMITEDNMKMFGEQVWRHTIVLFTCGDLLGDTTIEEHIESEGEPLRWLVEKCGNRYHVLSWSDEEDQVLELLKKIEEMVAGNSLFSPESKAEKSVSQEAVEEPEAIQKQTAQYLDLEWMDEAMKEKIKNIWNQTRHSRREQRGSMIADIDFHDSKPSSENTSNNSGKETSPLSFRKSSIEEYGPFNATTGYQDQEQTTEIHPGQMERIREMFERECGRLEIGVRERFQPLL